In Chitinispirillales bacterium, one genomic interval encodes:
- the hisS gene encoding histidine--tRNA ligase — MDWQAPKGTRDFYPDETRIRDYIFDSWKNSCVKYGFEPYDAPVFEHLEVYTQKSGDEIEGQLYTFEDKAGRKLALRPEMTPSLARMIAAKGQELKKPIKWYSIPKLFRYEKMQKGRLREFFQLNMDILGVDDVCADAELIAAAINMLCDLGLSSDDFQVHISSRTLLERLFLFVGVNLDDLAKLYAILDKMHKVSFDDFCLMIDEFFADKKVAQSVKKILSAKNIDEISAINSDIEPIKEINQMFERLQNLGFSDYIEFDVSVVRGLAYYTGVVFEIFDKKRTMRAIAGGGRYDKLVELYGGQPTPAVGFAVGDVVLSDLLKELGKLPEIKQNCDLFIVSFDKDYSNVLKTVKRFRDANLSVQYPLKLGNFGRQMKQADGAGAKIVLFIGGEEEKNGNYKIKIMETGEERVVSMDNIVNLF; from the coding sequence ATGGATTGGCAGGCGCCCAAAGGAACTCGAGATTTTTATCCGGACGAAACGAGAATCAGGGACTATATTTTTGATTCTTGGAAAAACAGTTGCGTAAAATACGGATTTGAGCCTTATGACGCGCCTGTTTTTGAGCATTTGGAGGTCTATACTCAAAAAAGCGGCGACGAAATCGAAGGGCAGTTATATACGTTTGAAGATAAAGCTGGTCGGAAATTAGCGCTTCGCCCCGAGATGACTCCGTCGCTTGCGAGAATGATTGCGGCAAAAGGGCAGGAACTTAAAAAGCCGATAAAATGGTATTCAATTCCCAAACTTTTCCGTTACGAAAAGATGCAAAAAGGGCGGCTTCGCGAATTTTTCCAGTTGAATATGGATATTTTAGGCGTTGACGACGTTTGCGCCGACGCAGAACTTATTGCCGCGGCGATTAATATGCTTTGCGATTTAGGGCTTTCAAGCGACGATTTTCAGGTTCATATTTCAAGCAGAACGCTTTTGGAGCGATTATTTTTATTCGTCGGAGTAAATCTGGACGATCTTGCAAAGTTATATGCGATTCTGGATAAAATGCACAAAGTTTCGTTTGACGATTTTTGTTTGATGATTGACGAATTTTTTGCAGACAAAAAGGTCGCCCAAAGCGTTAAAAAAATATTATCGGCAAAAAATATCGATGAAATTTCGGCGATAAACAGCGATATTGAACCGATAAAAGAAATTAATCAAATGTTTGAGCGTCTGCAAAATCTCGGTTTTTCCGATTATATAGAATTTGACGTTTCGGTTGTTCGCGGTTTGGCGTATTATACGGGAGTCGTATTTGAGATTTTTGACAAAAAGCGGACTATGCGCGCTATCGCCGGCGGCGGAAGATACGACAAATTGGTCGAACTTTACGGCGGGCAGCCTACTCCTGCGGTTGGTTTTGCGGTAGGCGACGTAGTTTTAAGCGATTTGCTTAAAGAATTGGGCAAACTTCCCGAAATCAAACAAAACTGCGATTTATTTATCGTTTCGTTCGACAAAGATTATTCAAATGTCCTGAAAACCGTAAAAAGATTCAGAGATGCGAATTTAAGCGTTCAGTATCCGCTGAAACTTGGAAATTTCGGCAGACAGATGAAGCAAGCGGACGGCGCCGGGGCGAAAATTGTGCTTTTTATCGGCGGCGAAGAAGAAAAAAACGGAAACTATAAAATAAAAATAATGGAAACCGGCGAAGAGAGAGTCGTTTCTATGGATAA